The genomic stretch GGGCCGACTGCCGGCTACTGGCATCGAACGCGGACACGTACTGGCGGTTGCCGGCCCACGCCCGCAGTTCGGCGCTGACAGCGGTCTGCTTGATCACCTGGGAGTTGACGCTCGCCGCGTACGGAGAGACATCACAGGCGGACGCGGTCACGGAGATGGCCAGCAGAACTGCGGCCACGGGAATTAAACGGTTGGTGGCTTTCACGGCGCCGCAGATGCTACCGGTGGCGCCAGCTGGGCTAGCAAGGCGGCGATGTCGCCGGCCGGGTCCGAACCACGCGGCAACGGCAGTACGAGCTGCCCCGAGTCCTCCTTGAAGACCGCCTTGGGCGCGATTCTCGACAGCCGGACCCGTTGGCTCGCCTTGAGCGAGAGCGGCGACAACCGCGCCGTGTACCCCCCGCCGGAGAGGCCCACTCCTCCGCTCACGACCGCGACCTCCTTGACCCCGAGCCGGGCGCACTCGGCCCTTAGGTGGCCTATCCGCATGAGCGCCTTGGCCGGCTCGGGAAGCGGGCCGTAGCGGTCCAGCCACTCCGATTCGATGTCGTCGACCTCTTCGTGGCTGCTCACCGTCGCGAGCCTCCGGTAGGCCTCGAGGCGGAGATCCTCACGCGCCACGTAGTCGACCGGAAGGTTGGCCGTGACGGGAAGGTCGAGCTTGATCTCTGCCGGCTCTCGAGGCTCCTCGCCTTTCAGTTCGGCTACAGCCTCCTGGACCATCTGCACGTAGAGGTCGTAGCCGACCGCCGCTATGTGCCCCGACTGGTCGCCTCCGAGGAGATTGCCGGCGCCGCGGATCTCGAGGTCGCGCATCGCGATCTTGAAACCTGAACCGAGCTCCGTGTGCTCGCCGATGGTCCGCAGCCGCTCGTATGCCTCTTCGGACAGCACCTGGTCCGGGGGGAACAGCAGGTACGCGTAAGCCCGCTGCCCAGCGCGCCCTACCCGCCCGCGCAGCTGGTGGAGCTGGCCGAGGCCGAGGCGGTCCGCCCGGTCGACCACGAGCGTGTTGACCGTGGGCATGTCGATCCCCGACTCGATGATCGTCGTGCACACCAGCACGTCGTACTCGCCCTCCCAGAAGTCGAGCATGACCTTCTCCAGCGCACCCTCGTCCATCTGCCCGTGGGCGACGACGACGCGGGCCTCGGGAACCAGCGCTCGGATCTCCGCGGCGACCTTCTCGATGTCCGCCACGCGGTTGTGAACGTAGAAGACCTGGCCCTCCCTCAACAGCTCCCGGCGGATCGCCTCGGAGACAGCGCTGTCGTCGTACTCGCCTACGTAGGTCAGGATCGGCTGCCGGTCCGCCGGCGGCGTGTGCAACAAGGTCAGGTCGCGTATCCCGGTGAGGCTCATCTCGAGCGTCCTGGGGATGGGGGTAGCGGTGAGGGTGAGCACGTCGACGTCCGTGCGCAGCTTCTTGATCGCTTCCTTGTGGGACACCCCGAAGCGCTGCTCCTCGTCGACGACCAGCAATCCGAGGTCTTTGAACGACACCTCGGAGGACAGGAGCTTGTGGGTCCCGATCACCACGTCGATGGATCCGTCGGCAAGCCCGTCCTCGACCTGTCTCGCCTGCGCGGGTGTGAGGAACCGCGACAGCATCTCCACCCGGACGGGGTATCCCGAGAACCGGTCGGAGAAGGTCTGGAAGTGCTGCGACGCGAGCAACGTGGTGGGCACCAGAACGGCCACCTGCTTGCCGTCCTGGACGGCCTTGAAGGCTGCCCGGATCGCAACCTCGGTCTTGCCGAACCCGACGTCCCCGCACACCAGCCGGTCCATCGGGGCCGGCACCTCCATGTCGGCCTTCACGTCGTCGATGGCCTTTTGCTGGTCGGGGGTTTCGTTGTAGGGGAATGCAGATTCCATCTCCGCCTGCCACGGCGTGTCGGGCGAGAAGGCGTGGCCGGGCTGGTTGACGCGCTTTTGGTAGAGCACGACCAACTCCTGCGCGATCTCGCGGACGGCGGAGCGGACGCGGGACTTGGCGCGCTGCCAGTCGGCACCGTTGAGACGGTTGAGCGCCGGCGACTCGCCTCCCGTGTAGGGGCGCAGGAGGTCCACCTGGTCCGACGGAACGTAGAGCTTGTCCCCCCCCTTGTATTCGAGCAGCAGGTAGTCGCGCTCGACCCCCCCGATCGACCGGCGGACCATCCCGCCAAAACGACCCACGCCGTGCTGGTAGTGCACCACGTATGAACCCGCGTTGATGTCGTCGAAGTAGGTCTCCGCGTTGCGCGCCCGCGGCCGCGGCCTGCGGTGGGCGCGCCGCCGCCCGGTGAGGTCTCCCTCGGCAAGCACGGCCAGGCGCATCGCCGGGTACATGAAGCCCCTTTCGAGGGGTTGCACCACGACCCGCGCACCGGGCGACACCAGCGACTCCGCAAAACCAGTCGCGCCATTGGCCGTTTCGGCGACAGGGGCCGTGATGCCGTGGTCGGCCAGCAGAGCGGAAAGGCGCGAGGCGCTGCCCACTCCGTCGGCGCAGACAACGATCCGGTAGTCCGCGTCGCGCAGACCTCTCAGCTGCGACACCAGCCGGTCCCCCCCCATGGCTACCGGGTCCCAGCCGGTCGCCGCTACGACCTCGGTCCCGGGGTTCTCCGGGGCGGTCGTCAACGTCCAGACCGCCGCGTCGGTGCCGGTTAGCAGCCGGTCGAAGGCAAGGTGAAGCCGCGGGAACGCCTCGCCGTCAGCCCCCCAGGTCTGGGCGAGCGTCCCGGCCAGCGCCGCTTCCTCGTCGAGCAGCTCCGCGGCCCGGTCGCGCATTCTCCTGGGGTCAACCAGTACGACCAGCGACCCCCGCGGGAGCAGGTCGACGAGCAGGTGCTCGTCGGAGGCCAGCCACGGCAGCCACGATTCCATGCCGTCGAAGACGAGACCTTCCGCTATCCGCTCCCACTGCTGGCGCCCCCAAGGGGCTTCGCCGACCAGAGCGGCTGCACGCTCTCTGACCTCCTCGGTGGGGCGTAGTTCCCGGCATCCGAAGAACTCGGCGTGGCCGATCTCCGAGGTCGACCGCTGGTCCCCGACGGAGAACTCGCCCAGCCTGTCGACTTCGTCGCCCCACAGATCGACCCTCACGGGAACGTCGGCGGTGGAGCCGAACACGTCGACGATGGACCCCCTCACAGCCACCTCGCCTCGGTGCTCGACCTGGTACTCCCGGCGGTAGCCGATGGACACCAGACGTTCGACCAGGTCCTGCGGGTCGACCTGGTCCCCCTTCGAGACTGTTACCGGAGCCGAGTCCTCGACGTGGGGCCCGAGGCGCTGCAGGAGGGACCGCGCCGGCGCGATGACCACCTTCGGCAAGAGCGTCGGGTCAGACCCACCCTGGTGCAGCCGCCACATGCAGCGCAGCCTCCGACCCATGGTCTCCACACTCGGGCTGACCCGTTCGAACGGCAGCGTTTCCCAAGCGGGGCAGAGGTCGACCTGTTCGGGCCCGAGGAAGGCTCCGAGGTCATGGGCAAGCCGCTCGGCCTCGGCGTTGGTCGCGACCGCCACCAGGGTCGGGCGGCGGCCTGACGCCTCGGCGATGCCGGCCAGCGCGAACGCCCGGGCCGGTTCGGGTACTGCCACGACAGCGTTGCGCAGATCGCGCAGCCCCTGGAAGACAGGATCCGACCGCAGCAGCGGCAGCAGTGGTGAGAGGGTCGCCGTGTTCGTTTCGACCGCTGCGGGGGGAGCTTCCACCTCAGCCATTGAACCGGTTCTGGGCGGCGGAGACGCCGTGTTCGAGGATGCACTCCACGGCGTCCGCAGCGACCTCGATGCTCACGTCGAGCTCCGTCCTGTCCCGCCTCGAAGGCGCCTTGAGAACGTGCTCGGCACCCTGCTCCTTGCCGCCGGGCGGTTTGCCGATCCCGATTCGGACGCGCGTGAACTCGTCGGTGTGCAGGTGAGCCTTGATCGAACGCAGCCCGTTGTGGCCCGCCAGACCGCCACCCGCTTTGACCCGAACCGTTCCAAGCGGAAGGTCGAGCTCGTCGTGAATCACGACCAGACGCGACATGTCCTCGATACCGAAGCGACGGACAAGGCGCACGACCGATCTGCCGGAGTCGTTCATGTACGTCTGCGGGAACGCCAGCGCGAGACGCCGGCCGTCCACGCGCACCTCGGCGACGAGAGCTTGCTCCTTCGAGCGCTTCAGGTGCTCGCCGCAGCGGGACGCGAGCAGCTCCACTGCGTCGGCGCCTGCGTTGTGCCTCGTGCGCGAGTACTCCGCGCCGGGGTTGCCGAGGCCGACCGCGAGCAGGTCAGAAGGCGTGCCCGACCGGGAGCGGCCGAGCAGCTATCCCTCCTCCGACTCTCGGCCGGCGGCACCCTCCGGCTCGGCACCGCCCTCGCCTGCAGCAGAGGCGGCCTCGGCTCCCTCGGCCTCGGCCTCGCCTTCCGGAGCCACTTCCTCCATGGCGCGCGTGACGATCCCCATGGCGACGACCTCGTCGGGGCCCACGTCGGTGCTCACACCGCGGGGGAGCGAGATGTCGCCCACCCTGATGCCTTCGCCCACCGTCAGGCCGCTGATGTCCACCTCTATGTGACCCGGGATGAGGCCGGGGGTGGCACGCACGGTCAGTGCCGTCAGCTGCTGCTCGATGATGCCCTTTTCCTGCTCCACGGCTTTCGCCTCGCCGACGAGGACGATCGGCACGTCGGCCAAGATCACCTCATCCCTGCGAACCACCTGGAAGTCGATGTGGACGACGGTGTGGCGGACCGGGTGACGTTGGAGGGAACGGGCGACCGCTAGCTCCGTGTCGGATCCGATCTTCAACGACAGAAGCTGGTTGAGACCGGCCTCGCCCGACAGGGCATGGCGCAGTTCCCGGGCGTCGACCGACACCGACCTCGCCTCCAGCCCGTGCCCGTAGACGACGGCGGGTATGCGCCCGGAGGCTCTCAGCCGGCGTGACGCTGCGGAACCGGTGGTACGACCGGACTCGGCTACCAGGGTGTACTCAGCCATCGACTAGCGCTCCTGCCAGTGGTGTTTCAGGCCGACGGGCGTCGGACCGGGGGACCGGGAGATTCTAGCCGGGACCTGACGACACGGTCGGGCGTGGGGCAGGGGCCCCACGCTCCGAAGGAGACCGGGGTTGGGGCCCCGGCCGGGACCTGACGACTAGGTCTGGTTCTCGCCGCCGAAGATCTCCGACACCGACCCGTCGCCGAAGACCGCCGCGATGGCGTCGGCGAACACACCGGCTACGGAGACCACCTCGATCTTGTCTATCTGCTTCTCGGGCGGCAGCGGGAGCGTGTCGGTCACCACGACGCGGAAAATGTCGGAGTTCTTGAGACGATCGCTCGCCGGGTCCGACAGCACGGCGTGGGTGGCCATGGCCCACACCTCTGTCGCCCCCTTCTTGAGGAGGATCTCGGCGGCCGCGCAGATCGTGCCGGCGGTGTCGATCATGTCGTCGATGAGCACGCACATCCTCCCCTCGACGTCTCCCATAACGTCGAGGGCTTCCACCTGGTTGACAGTGTCTTTGGCGCGCCTCTTGTACACCGACGCAACGTCCACCTGCTCGCCGGCGTGGCGGGCCGCCTGCTCGGCGACCTTCGTCCTGCCGGTGTCGGGCGCGACCATTACGAAGTCCCCGTTGGGGGCGTTGTGGCGGAGGTAGTCGGTGAGCAGCGGCACGGCGGTCAGGTGGTCGACCGGACCGTTGAAGAAACCCTGGATCTGGCCGGAGTGAAGGTCGACCGACATGATGCGGTCGGCGCCGGAGGTGATGAAGAAGTCGGTCACCATCCGCGCCGTGATCGGCTCACGTCCCTTGGACTTCCGGTCCTGGCGTGAGTAGCCATAGTAAGGGCACACGGCGGTGATCCGTTTGGCCGAAGCGCGCTTGGCTGCGTCGATCATGATCCACTGCTCGAGAAGCGAGTCGTTGACCGACCGTCCAGGGGTGCGCCCGTGCGACTGGATGATGAACACGTCGGCACCCCGGACCGACGCCTGGAAGCGCGGCCTGATCTCGCCGTTCGCGAAGTCGACCAGGTTGGGCTCTCCGAGCGACACGCCGAGGTTCGAGGCGATCTCCTCGGCCAGGGCGGGGTGGGTGCGGCCCGATAGGACGTGGAGCTTCCTCGTCGGCACCAACTCCATCGGCGCGGAGCCCTCTTCCGCCTGATCTGGTCCGGTCATCGTGTCACCGCTCTTGTTGTCCCTTCAGGTCGCATCTGGCGCCCCTCCAGTGAAGCACGGACCGGTGGAAGTGCCGGGGGCAATCGTCGTGCCCGGCGGCAGGTAGGCCCATGGGCCGACGTGCGCGTCGGCGCCGATCTCGCAGTTGCGCCCGATGGTCGCGGTCACCACCGCCCGCTCGCCCACCGCGCAATCCGCCAGCTGGGTGTTAGGCCCGAGCTCCGCCCCGCCCGCGACCTTTGTGCCGCCCTGAAGGTGGGTCCCCGGATACAGGACCACGTCTGCCGACAGCTCCACGGTCGTGTCGACGTAGGTGGCCTCCGGGTCGACCATCGTGACGCCGCGGCGCATCCATCTCTCGTTGATCCGGTCCCGTAG from Acidimicrobiales bacterium encodes the following:
- the mfd gene encoding transcription-repair coupling factor encodes the protein MEAPPAAVETNTATLSPLLPLLRSDPVFQGLRDLRNAVVAVPEPARAFALAGIAEASGRRPTLVAVATNAEAERLAHDLGAFLGPEQVDLCPAWETLPFERVSPSVETMGRRLRCMWRLHQGGSDPTLLPKVVIAPARSLLQRLGPHVEDSAPVTVSKGDQVDPQDLVERLVSIGYRREYQVEHRGEVAVRGSIVDVFGSTADVPVRVDLWGDEVDRLGEFSVGDQRSTSEIGHAEFFGCRELRPTEEVRERAAALVGEAPWGRQQWERIAEGLVFDGMESWLPWLASDEHLLVDLLPRGSLVVLVDPRRMRDRAAELLDEEAALAGTLAQTWGADGEAFPRLHLAFDRLLTGTDAAVWTLTTAPENPGTEVVAATGWDPVAMGGDRLVSQLRGLRDADYRIVVCADGVGSASRLSALLADHGITAPVAETANGATGFAESLVSPGARVVVQPLERGFMYPAMRLAVLAEGDLTGRRRAHRRPRPRARNAETYFDDINAGSYVVHYQHGVGRFGGMVRRSIGGVERDYLLLEYKGGDKLYVPSDQVDLLRPYTGGESPALNRLNGADWQRAKSRVRSAVREIAQELVVLYQKRVNQPGHAFSPDTPWQAEMESAFPYNETPDQQKAIDDVKADMEVPAPMDRLVCGDVGFGKTEVAIRAAFKAVQDGKQVAVLVPTTLLASQHFQTFSDRFSGYPVRVEMLSRFLTPAQARQVEDGLADGSIDVVIGTHKLLSSEVSFKDLGLLVVDEEQRFGVSHKEAIKKLRTDVDVLTLTATPIPRTLEMSLTGIRDLTLLHTPPADRQPILTYVGEYDDSAVSEAIRRELLREGQVFYVHNRVADIEKVAAEIRALVPEARVVVAHGQMDEGALEKVMLDFWEGEYDVLVCTTIIESGIDMPTVNTLVVDRADRLGLGQLHQLRGRVGRAGQRAYAYLLFPPDQVLSEEAYERLRTIGEHTELGSGFKIAMRDLEIRGAGNLLGGDQSGHIAAVGYDLYVQMVQEAVAELKGEEPREPAEIKLDLPVTANLPVDYVAREDLRLEAYRRLATVSSHEEVDDIESEWLDRYGPLPEPAKALMRIGHLRAECARLGVKEVAVVSGGVGLSGGGYTARLSPLSLKASQRVRLSRIAPKAVFKEDSGQLVLPLPRGSDPAGDIAALLAQLAPPVASAAP
- the pth gene encoding aminoacyl-tRNA hydrolase, producing the protein MLGRSRSGTPSDLLAVGLGNPGAEYSRTRHNAGADAVELLASRCGEHLKRSKEQALVAEVRVDGRRLALAFPQTYMNDSGRSVVRLVRRFGIEDMSRLVVIHDELDLPLGTVRVKAGGGLAGHNGLRSIKAHLHTDEFTRVRIGIGKPPGGKEQGAEHVLKAPSRRDRTELDVSIEVAADAVECILEHGVSAAQNRFNG
- a CDS encoding 50S ribosomal protein L25 is translated as MAEYTLVAESGRTTGSAASRRLRASGRIPAVVYGHGLEARSVSVDARELRHALSGEAGLNQLLSLKIGSDTELAVARSLQRHPVRHTVVHIDFQVVRRDEVILADVPIVLVGEAKAVEQEKGIIEQQLTALTVRATPGLIPGHIEVDISGLTVGEGIRVGDISLPRGVSTDVGPDEVVAMGIVTRAMEEVAPEGEAEAEGAEAASAAGEGGAEPEGAAGRESEEG
- a CDS encoding ribose-phosphate diphosphokinase; translated protein: MTGPDQAEEGSAPMELVPTRKLHVLSGRTHPALAEEIASNLGVSLGEPNLVDFANGEIRPRFQASVRGADVFIIQSHGRTPGRSVNDSLLEQWIMIDAAKRASAKRITAVCPYYGYSRQDRKSKGREPITARMVTDFFITSGADRIMSVDLHSGQIQGFFNGPVDHLTAVPLLTDYLRHNAPNGDFVMVAPDTGRTKVAEQAARHAGEQVDVASVYKRRAKDTVNQVEALDVMGDVEGRMCVLIDDMIDTAGTICAAAEILLKKGATEVWAMATHAVLSDPASDRLKNSDIFRVVVTDTLPLPPEKQIDKIEVVSVAGVFADAIAAVFGDGSVSEIFGGENQT